A genome region from Tursiops truncatus isolate mTurTru1 chromosome 15, mTurTru1.mat.Y, whole genome shotgun sequence includes the following:
- the IQCE gene encoding IQ domain-containing protein E isoform X5, with protein sequence MAAGSRRARGQAPRLAVGGAPEPDGRTRSAQGRSGSAAAMSLSTGEPASEMGDDSLSAITFDSDSETKAKRKSFHRPPPTSPKSPYHSKPRKVASWRSLRTAGSAPLGSQMSLTPQKLWLGSSKQGYVPGTPVYREMEGMYDEIIELKKSLHVHKSNMDLMRTKLRRLEEENSRKDRQIEQLLDPSRGPDFVRTLAEKRPDTGWVISGLKQRILKLEQQCKEKNHTIDKLQTDMKTTNLEEMRIAMETYYEEIHRLQTLLASSETTGKKPPVEKNVGLKRQKRMSSALLSLSRSVQELTEENQSLKEDLDRVLSDSPTVSKIKGSVEWSKPRLLRRIAELEKKISLMESPKSHASEVVLSTPPAHSVSSSTVHRQPRPDRQEESERLRGVVKSLKGERNALHTRLQERDLEVKQLLQIKADLEKELENMKEGEKEGREREEALREEIQALTRKFQELEESKKGGEEDPEETSPETREAPRPPGPSQTDSELDTSEGGSSRPLSGCSEGRRDAAARLLQRRWKGHQHWKKQAVLDEDSPEPRVPSPVVQAEGDPWQEEAITIIQSAFRAHLARARHSAAGPRAAPAAFPDRPAWAPHSAPSSPPFPAASPGQEDSEGSSGETAEAPAPRDGAPRPWGPGAPAAPLPCSAEPPPSGPQRAATPPAEDVNSDDSDEIVLAPPVPTKKIASPP encoded by the exons GGAGATGACAGCCTGTCTGCAATAACCTTCGACTCTGACTCAGAGACG aAAGCgaaaaggaaaagtttccacagaCCTCCCCCTACATCACCGA AGTCACCTTATCACTCTAAGCCGCGAAAAGTGGCCTCCTGGAGGTCTCTGAGGACAGCCGGCAGCGCGCCCCTCGGGAGCCAAATGTCCTTAACCCCCCAGAAGCTGTGGCTGGGAAGCTCAAAGCAAG GTTATGTTCCTGGGACCCCTGTCTACAGAGAGATGGAGGGCATGTATGACGAGATCATTGAGCTGAAGAAG TCATTACACGTGCACAAAAGCAACATGGATCTGATGAGAACAAAGCTTCGGCGCTTAGAAGAGGAAAACAGCAGAAAGGACCGGCAGATAGAGCAGCTTTTGGATCCTTCCCGA GGCCCGGATTTTGTTCGGACTCTGGCAGAGAAAAGGCCTGATACTGGCTGG GTGATCAGTGGGCTAAAGCAGAGGATTCTCAAGCTGGAGCAGCAGTGCAAGGAGAAGAACCACACCATCGA CAAACTGCAGACTGATATGAAGACCACTAACTTGGAGGAGATGAGGATCGCCATGGAGACATATTACGAGGAG ATTCATCGTCTCCAGACTCTCCTGGCAAGTTCTGAAACGACAGGAAAGAA GCCTCCAGTGGAGAAGAACGTCGGCcttaaaaggcagaaaagaatgAGCAGCGCCCTCCTGAGCTTGTCCCGGAGCGTCCAGGAGCTCACGGAGGAGAACCAGAGCCTGAAGGAGGACCTGGACCGCGTGCTGAGCGACTCCCCCACTGTCTCCAAGATAAAGG GCTCGGTGGAGTGGAGCAAGCCCCGGCTGCTTCGGCGGATCGCAGAGCTGGAAAAA AAAATAAGTCTGATGGAAAGCCCCAAATCACACGCTTCAGAGGTGGTCCTGTCTACCCCGCCGGCTCACTCGGTGTCCAGCTCCACGGTGCACCGGCAGCCACGTCCCGACCGCCAGGAGGAGAGCGAGCGACTGCGGGGGGTTGTGAAGAGCCTGAAGGGCGAGCGGAATGCCCTGCACACCCGGCTGCAGGAGCGAGA TCTGGAGGTGAAGCAGCTACTGCAGATAAAGGCTGACTTGGAGAAGGAGCTGGAAAACATGAAGGAGggtgagaaggagggaagagaaagagaggaggctTTGAG GGAGGAAATTCAAGCACTTACCAGGAAGTTTCAAGAACtggaagaaagtaagaaaggaggggaggaggacccCGAGGAAACGAGCCCGGAG ACCCGGGAAGCGCCCCGACCCCCCGGTCCCTCCCAGACGGACTCGGAGCTGGACACGAGCGAGGGGGGCTCCTCCCGGCCCCTCTCCGGCTGCTCCGAGGGGAGAAGAGACGCCGCCGCCCGGCTCCTGCAGCGCCGATGGAAGGGGCACCAGCACTGG AAAAAACAGGCCGTTCTGGACGAG GACTCGCCCGAGCCCCGCGTCCCGAGCCCCGTCGTCCAGGCCGAGGGGGACCCGTGGCAAGAGGAGGCCATCACCATCATCCAGTCTGCCTTCCGGGCACACCTGGCACGGGCCAGGCACAG tgcTGCTGGTCCACGAGCTGCCCCTGCAGCGTTTCCCGACAGACCTGCTTGGGCCCCACACAGTGCACCCTCCTCTCCGCCCTTCCCTGCAGCCTCTCCTG GGCAGGAAGACAGCGAGGGGAGCAGCGGGGAGACCGCGGAGGCTCCGGCTCCCAGGGACGGAGCGCCGAGGCCATGGGGGCCAGGGGCACCGGCAGCCCCGCTGCCCTGCTCTG CGGAGCCCCCTCCCTCGGGGCCGCAGCGCGCCGCGACTCCGCCCGCGGAGGACGTGAACTCCGATGACTCCGACGAGATCGTCTTAGCTCCGCCTGTGCCCACGAAGAAAATCGCCTCCCCGCCCTAG
- the IQCE gene encoding IQ domain-containing protein E isoform X6: MAAGSRRARGQAPRLAVGGAPEPDGRTRSAQGRSGSAAAMSLSTGEPASEMGDDSLSAITFDSDSETKAKRKSFHRPPPTSPKSPYHSKPRKVASWRSLRTAGSAPLGSQMSLTPQKLWLGSSKQGYVPGTPVYREMEGMYDEIIELKKSLHVHKSNMDLMRTKLRRLEEENSRKDRQIEQLLDPSRGPDFVRTLAEKRPDTGWVISGLKQRILKLEQQCKEKNHTIDKLQTDMKTTNLEEMRIAMETYYEEIHRLQTLLASSETTGKKPPVEKNVGLKRQKRMSSALLSLSRSVQELTEENQSLKEDLDRVLSDSPTVSKIKGSVEWSKPRLLRRIAELEKKISLMESPKSHASEVVLSTPPAHSVSSSTVHRQPRPDRQEESERLRGVVKSLKGERNALHTRLQERDLEVKQLLQIKADLEKELENMKEGEKEGREREEALREEIQALTRKFQELEESKKGGEEDPEETSPETREAPRPPGPSQTDSELDTSEGGSSRPLSGCSEGRRDAAARLLQRRWKGHQHWKKQAVLDEAAVLQAAFRAHPARVRPLSSGVCSPDPPAVPSPPTQDSPEPRVPSPVVQAEGDPWQEEAITIIQSAFRAHLARARHRAGRQRGEQRGDRGGSGSQGRSAEAMGARGTGSPAALLCGAPSLGAAARRDSARGGRELR, translated from the exons GGAGATGACAGCCTGTCTGCAATAACCTTCGACTCTGACTCAGAGACG aAAGCgaaaaggaaaagtttccacagaCCTCCCCCTACATCACCGA AGTCACCTTATCACTCTAAGCCGCGAAAAGTGGCCTCCTGGAGGTCTCTGAGGACAGCCGGCAGCGCGCCCCTCGGGAGCCAAATGTCCTTAACCCCCCAGAAGCTGTGGCTGGGAAGCTCAAAGCAAG GTTATGTTCCTGGGACCCCTGTCTACAGAGAGATGGAGGGCATGTATGACGAGATCATTGAGCTGAAGAAG TCATTACACGTGCACAAAAGCAACATGGATCTGATGAGAACAAAGCTTCGGCGCTTAGAAGAGGAAAACAGCAGAAAGGACCGGCAGATAGAGCAGCTTTTGGATCCTTCCCGA GGCCCGGATTTTGTTCGGACTCTGGCAGAGAAAAGGCCTGATACTGGCTGG GTGATCAGTGGGCTAAAGCAGAGGATTCTCAAGCTGGAGCAGCAGTGCAAGGAGAAGAACCACACCATCGA CAAACTGCAGACTGATATGAAGACCACTAACTTGGAGGAGATGAGGATCGCCATGGAGACATATTACGAGGAG ATTCATCGTCTCCAGACTCTCCTGGCAAGTTCTGAAACGACAGGAAAGAA GCCTCCAGTGGAGAAGAACGTCGGCcttaaaaggcagaaaagaatgAGCAGCGCCCTCCTGAGCTTGTCCCGGAGCGTCCAGGAGCTCACGGAGGAGAACCAGAGCCTGAAGGAGGACCTGGACCGCGTGCTGAGCGACTCCCCCACTGTCTCCAAGATAAAGG GCTCGGTGGAGTGGAGCAAGCCCCGGCTGCTTCGGCGGATCGCAGAGCTGGAAAAA AAAATAAGTCTGATGGAAAGCCCCAAATCACACGCTTCAGAGGTGGTCCTGTCTACCCCGCCGGCTCACTCGGTGTCCAGCTCCACGGTGCACCGGCAGCCACGTCCCGACCGCCAGGAGGAGAGCGAGCGACTGCGGGGGGTTGTGAAGAGCCTGAAGGGCGAGCGGAATGCCCTGCACACCCGGCTGCAGGAGCGAGA TCTGGAGGTGAAGCAGCTACTGCAGATAAAGGCTGACTTGGAGAAGGAGCTGGAAAACATGAAGGAGggtgagaaggagggaagagaaagagaggaggctTTGAG GGAGGAAATTCAAGCACTTACCAGGAAGTTTCAAGAACtggaagaaagtaagaaaggaggggaggaggacccCGAGGAAACGAGCCCGGAG ACCCGGGAAGCGCCCCGACCCCCCGGTCCCTCCCAGACGGACTCGGAGCTGGACACGAGCGAGGGGGGCTCCTCCCGGCCCCTCTCCGGCTGCTCCGAGGGGAGAAGAGACGCCGCCGCCCGGCTCCTGCAGCGCCGATGGAAGGGGCACCAGCACTGG AAAAAACAGGCCGTTCTGGACGAG GCTGCCGTGCTGCAGGCGGCTTTCCGGGCGCATCCGGCACGGGTGAGGCCATTGTCTAGTGGAGTGTGCAGCCCGGACCCCCCTGCCGTGCCAAGCCCTCCCACCCAG GACTCGCCCGAGCCCCGCGTCCCGAGCCCCGTCGTCCAGGCCGAGGGGGACCCGTGGCAAGAGGAGGCCATCACCATCATCCAGTCTGCCTTCCGGGCACACCTGGCACGGGCCAGGCACAG GGCAGGAAGACAGCGAGGGGAGCAGCGGGGAGACCGCGGAGGCTCCGGCTCCCAGGGACGGAGCGCCGAGGCCATGGGGGCCAGGGGCACCGGCAGCCCCGCTGCCCTGCTCTG CGGAGCCCCCTCCCTCGGGGCCGCAGCGCGCCGCGACTCCGCCCGCGGAGGACGTGAACTCCGATGA
- the IQCE gene encoding IQ domain-containing protein E isoform X2: protein MAAGSRRARGQAPRLAVGGAPEPDGRTRSAQGRSGSAAAMSLSTGEPASEMGDDSLSAITFDSDSETKAKRKSFHRPPPTSPKSPYHSKPRKVASWRSLRTAGSAPLGSQMSLTPQKLWLGSSKQGYVPGTPVYREMEGMYDEIIELKKSLHVHKSNMDLMRTKLRRLEEENSRKDRQIEQLLDPSRGPDFVRTLAEKRPDTGWVISGLKQRILKLEQQCKEKNHTIDKLQTDMKTTNLEEMRIAMETYYEEIHRLQTLLASSETTGKKPPVEKNVGLKRQKRMSSALLSLSRSVQELTEENQSLKEDLDRVLSDSPTVSKIKGSVEWSKPRLLRRIAELEKKISLMESPKSHASEVVLSTPPAHSVSSSTVHRQPRPDRQEESERLRGVVKSLKGERNALHTRLQERDLEVKQLLQIKADLEKELENMKEGEKEGREREEALREEIQALTRKFQELEESKKGGEEDPEETSPETREAPRPPGPSQTDSELDTSEGGSSRPLSGCSEGRRDAAARLLQRRWKGHQHWKKQAVLDEAAVLQAAFRAHPARVRPLSSGVCSPDPPAVPSPPTQDSPEPRVPSPVVQAEGDPWQEEAITIIQSAFRAHLARARHRTPWHDPCSGRRGCRQKPCCSNTFLSVAPCLPDPPGLGQDCPGCNGSEPLLLVHELPLQRFPTDLLGPHTVHPPLRPSLQPLLGRKTARGAAGRPRRLRLPGTERRGHGGQGHRQPRCPALRSPLPRGRSAPRLRPRRT, encoded by the exons GGAGATGACAGCCTGTCTGCAATAACCTTCGACTCTGACTCAGAGACG aAAGCgaaaaggaaaagtttccacagaCCTCCCCCTACATCACCGA AGTCACCTTATCACTCTAAGCCGCGAAAAGTGGCCTCCTGGAGGTCTCTGAGGACAGCCGGCAGCGCGCCCCTCGGGAGCCAAATGTCCTTAACCCCCCAGAAGCTGTGGCTGGGAAGCTCAAAGCAAG GTTATGTTCCTGGGACCCCTGTCTACAGAGAGATGGAGGGCATGTATGACGAGATCATTGAGCTGAAGAAG TCATTACACGTGCACAAAAGCAACATGGATCTGATGAGAACAAAGCTTCGGCGCTTAGAAGAGGAAAACAGCAGAAAGGACCGGCAGATAGAGCAGCTTTTGGATCCTTCCCGA GGCCCGGATTTTGTTCGGACTCTGGCAGAGAAAAGGCCTGATACTGGCTGG GTGATCAGTGGGCTAAAGCAGAGGATTCTCAAGCTGGAGCAGCAGTGCAAGGAGAAGAACCACACCATCGA CAAACTGCAGACTGATATGAAGACCACTAACTTGGAGGAGATGAGGATCGCCATGGAGACATATTACGAGGAG ATTCATCGTCTCCAGACTCTCCTGGCAAGTTCTGAAACGACAGGAAAGAA GCCTCCAGTGGAGAAGAACGTCGGCcttaaaaggcagaaaagaatgAGCAGCGCCCTCCTGAGCTTGTCCCGGAGCGTCCAGGAGCTCACGGAGGAGAACCAGAGCCTGAAGGAGGACCTGGACCGCGTGCTGAGCGACTCCCCCACTGTCTCCAAGATAAAGG GCTCGGTGGAGTGGAGCAAGCCCCGGCTGCTTCGGCGGATCGCAGAGCTGGAAAAA AAAATAAGTCTGATGGAAAGCCCCAAATCACACGCTTCAGAGGTGGTCCTGTCTACCCCGCCGGCTCACTCGGTGTCCAGCTCCACGGTGCACCGGCAGCCACGTCCCGACCGCCAGGAGGAGAGCGAGCGACTGCGGGGGGTTGTGAAGAGCCTGAAGGGCGAGCGGAATGCCCTGCACACCCGGCTGCAGGAGCGAGA TCTGGAGGTGAAGCAGCTACTGCAGATAAAGGCTGACTTGGAGAAGGAGCTGGAAAACATGAAGGAGggtgagaaggagggaagagaaagagaggaggctTTGAG GGAGGAAATTCAAGCACTTACCAGGAAGTTTCAAGAACtggaagaaagtaagaaaggaggggaggaggacccCGAGGAAACGAGCCCGGAG ACCCGGGAAGCGCCCCGACCCCCCGGTCCCTCCCAGACGGACTCGGAGCTGGACACGAGCGAGGGGGGCTCCTCCCGGCCCCTCTCCGGCTGCTCCGAGGGGAGAAGAGACGCCGCCGCCCGGCTCCTGCAGCGCCGATGGAAGGGGCACCAGCACTGG AAAAAACAGGCCGTTCTGGACGAG GCTGCCGTGCTGCAGGCGGCTTTCCGGGCGCATCCGGCACGGGTGAGGCCATTGTCTAGTGGAGTGTGCAGCCCGGACCCCCCTGCCGTGCCAAGCCCTCCCACCCAG GACTCGCCCGAGCCCCGCGTCCCGAGCCCCGTCGTCCAGGCCGAGGGGGACCCGTGGCAAGAGGAGGCCATCACCATCATCCAGTCTGCCTTCCGGGCACACCTGGCACGGGCCAGGCACAG GACACCATGGCATGACCCGTGTTCAGGAAGACGTGGGTGTCGTCAGAAGCCTTGCTGCAGCAACACATTCTTGTCAGTGGCGCCGTGCCTGCCGGATCCGCCGGGGCTTGGTCAGGACTGTCCCGGCTGCAACGGCTCAGAACCCT tgcTGCTGGTCCACGAGCTGCCCCTGCAGCGTTTCCCGACAGACCTGCTTGGGCCCCACACAGTGCACCCTCCTCTCCGCCCTTCCCTGCAGCCTCTCCTG GGCAGGAAGACAGCGAGGGGAGCAGCGGGGAGACCGCGGAGGCTCCGGCTCCCAGGGACGGAGCGCCGAGGCCATGGGGGCCAGGGGCACCGGCAGCCCCGCTGCCCTGCTCTG CGGAGCCCCCTCCCTCGGGGCCGCAGCGCGCCGCGACTCCGCCCGCGGAGGACGTGA
- the IQCE gene encoding IQ domain-containing protein E isoform X3, giving the protein MAAGSRRARGQAPRLAVGGAPEPDGRTRSAQGRSGSAAAMSLSTGEPASEMGDDSLSAITFDSDSETKAKRKSFHRPPPTSPKSPYHSKPRKVASWRSLRTAGSAPLGSQMSLTPQKLWLGSSKQGYVPGTPVYREMEGMYDEIIELKKSLHVHKSNMDLMRTKLRRLEEENSRKDRQIEQLLDPSRGPDFVRTLAEKRPDTGWVISGLKQRILKLEQQCKEKNHTIDKLQTDMKTTNLEEMRIAMETYYEEIHRLQTLLASSETTGKKPPVEKNVGLKRQKRMSSALLSLSRSVQELTEENQSLKEDLDRVLSDSPTVSKIKGSVEWSKPRLLRRIAELEKKISLMESPKSHASEVVLSTPPAHSVSSSTVHRQPRPDRQEESERLRGVVKSLKGERNALHTRLQERDLEVKQLLQIKADLEKELENMKEGEKEGREREEALREEIQALTRKFQELEESKKGGEEDPEETSPETREAPRPPGPSQTDSELDTSEGGSSRPLSGCSEGRRDAAARLLQRRWKGHQHWKKQAVLDEAAVLQAAFRAHPARVRPLSSGVCSPDPPAVPSPPTQDSPEPRVPSPVVQAEGDPWQEEAITIIQSAFRAHLARARHSAAGPRAAPAAFPDRPAWAPHSAPSSPPFPAASPGQEDSEGSSGETAEAPAPRDGAPRPWGPGAPAAPLPCSAEPPPSGPQRAATPPAEDVNSDDSDEIVLAPPVPTKKIASPP; this is encoded by the exons GGAGATGACAGCCTGTCTGCAATAACCTTCGACTCTGACTCAGAGACG aAAGCgaaaaggaaaagtttccacagaCCTCCCCCTACATCACCGA AGTCACCTTATCACTCTAAGCCGCGAAAAGTGGCCTCCTGGAGGTCTCTGAGGACAGCCGGCAGCGCGCCCCTCGGGAGCCAAATGTCCTTAACCCCCCAGAAGCTGTGGCTGGGAAGCTCAAAGCAAG GTTATGTTCCTGGGACCCCTGTCTACAGAGAGATGGAGGGCATGTATGACGAGATCATTGAGCTGAAGAAG TCATTACACGTGCACAAAAGCAACATGGATCTGATGAGAACAAAGCTTCGGCGCTTAGAAGAGGAAAACAGCAGAAAGGACCGGCAGATAGAGCAGCTTTTGGATCCTTCCCGA GGCCCGGATTTTGTTCGGACTCTGGCAGAGAAAAGGCCTGATACTGGCTGG GTGATCAGTGGGCTAAAGCAGAGGATTCTCAAGCTGGAGCAGCAGTGCAAGGAGAAGAACCACACCATCGA CAAACTGCAGACTGATATGAAGACCACTAACTTGGAGGAGATGAGGATCGCCATGGAGACATATTACGAGGAG ATTCATCGTCTCCAGACTCTCCTGGCAAGTTCTGAAACGACAGGAAAGAA GCCTCCAGTGGAGAAGAACGTCGGCcttaaaaggcagaaaagaatgAGCAGCGCCCTCCTGAGCTTGTCCCGGAGCGTCCAGGAGCTCACGGAGGAGAACCAGAGCCTGAAGGAGGACCTGGACCGCGTGCTGAGCGACTCCCCCACTGTCTCCAAGATAAAGG GCTCGGTGGAGTGGAGCAAGCCCCGGCTGCTTCGGCGGATCGCAGAGCTGGAAAAA AAAATAAGTCTGATGGAAAGCCCCAAATCACACGCTTCAGAGGTGGTCCTGTCTACCCCGCCGGCTCACTCGGTGTCCAGCTCCACGGTGCACCGGCAGCCACGTCCCGACCGCCAGGAGGAGAGCGAGCGACTGCGGGGGGTTGTGAAGAGCCTGAAGGGCGAGCGGAATGCCCTGCACACCCGGCTGCAGGAGCGAGA TCTGGAGGTGAAGCAGCTACTGCAGATAAAGGCTGACTTGGAGAAGGAGCTGGAAAACATGAAGGAGggtgagaaggagggaagagaaagagaggaggctTTGAG GGAGGAAATTCAAGCACTTACCAGGAAGTTTCAAGAACtggaagaaagtaagaaaggaggggaggaggacccCGAGGAAACGAGCCCGGAG ACCCGGGAAGCGCCCCGACCCCCCGGTCCCTCCCAGACGGACTCGGAGCTGGACACGAGCGAGGGGGGCTCCTCCCGGCCCCTCTCCGGCTGCTCCGAGGGGAGAAGAGACGCCGCCGCCCGGCTCCTGCAGCGCCGATGGAAGGGGCACCAGCACTGG AAAAAACAGGCCGTTCTGGACGAG GCTGCCGTGCTGCAGGCGGCTTTCCGGGCGCATCCGGCACGGGTGAGGCCATTGTCTAGTGGAGTGTGCAGCCCGGACCCCCCTGCCGTGCCAAGCCCTCCCACCCAG GACTCGCCCGAGCCCCGCGTCCCGAGCCCCGTCGTCCAGGCCGAGGGGGACCCGTGGCAAGAGGAGGCCATCACCATCATCCAGTCTGCCTTCCGGGCACACCTGGCACGGGCCAGGCACAG tgcTGCTGGTCCACGAGCTGCCCCTGCAGCGTTTCCCGACAGACCTGCTTGGGCCCCACACAGTGCACCCTCCTCTCCGCCCTTCCCTGCAGCCTCTCCTG GGCAGGAAGACAGCGAGGGGAGCAGCGGGGAGACCGCGGAGGCTCCGGCTCCCAGGGACGGAGCGCCGAGGCCATGGGGGCCAGGGGCACCGGCAGCCCCGCTGCCCTGCTCTG CGGAGCCCCCTCCCTCGGGGCCGCAGCGCGCCGCGACTCCGCCCGCGGAGGACGTGAACTCCGATGACTCCGACGAGATCGTCTTAGCTCCGCCTGTGCCCACGAAGAAAATCGCCTCCCCGCCCTAG
- the IQCE gene encoding IQ domain-containing protein E isoform X4: MAAGSRRARGQAPRLAVGGAPEPDGRTRSAQGRSGSAAAMSLSTGEPASEMGDDSLSAITFDSDSETKAKRKSFHRPPPTSPKSPYHSKPRKVASWRSLRTAGSAPLGSQMSLTPQKLWLGSSKQGYVPGTPVYREMEGMYDEIIELKKSLHVHKSNMDLMRTKLRRLEEENSRKDRQIEQLLDPSRGPDFVRTLAEKRPDTGWVISGLKQRILKLEQQCKEKNHTIDKLQTDMKTTNLEEMRIAMETYYEEIHRLQTLLASSETTGKKPPVEKNVGLKRQKRMSSALLSLSRSVQELTEENQSLKEDLDRVLSDSPTVSKIKGSVEWSKPRLLRRIAELEKKISLMESPKSHASEVVLSTPPAHSVSSSTVHRQPRPDRQEESERLRGVVKSLKGERNALHTRLQERDLEVKQLLQIKADLEKELENMKEGEKEGREREEALREEIQALTRKFQELEESKKGGEEDPEETSPETREAPRPPGPSQTDSELDTSEGGSSRPLSGCSEGRRDAAARLLQRRWKGHQHWKKQAVLDEDSPEPRVPSPVVQAEGDPWQEEAITIIQSAFRAHLARARHRTPWHDPCSGRRGCRQKPCCSNTFLSVAPCLPDPPGLGQDCPGCNGSEPLLLVHELPLQRFPTDLLGPHTVHPPLRPSLQPLLVIAFHFGFHARGSWPSEVSTKRAATVPEAGTCKVVSGGSSHGHLRAGYRLGHTFLSQLRPLSLGS, translated from the exons GGAGATGACAGCCTGTCTGCAATAACCTTCGACTCTGACTCAGAGACG aAAGCgaaaaggaaaagtttccacagaCCTCCCCCTACATCACCGA AGTCACCTTATCACTCTAAGCCGCGAAAAGTGGCCTCCTGGAGGTCTCTGAGGACAGCCGGCAGCGCGCCCCTCGGGAGCCAAATGTCCTTAACCCCCCAGAAGCTGTGGCTGGGAAGCTCAAAGCAAG GTTATGTTCCTGGGACCCCTGTCTACAGAGAGATGGAGGGCATGTATGACGAGATCATTGAGCTGAAGAAG TCATTACACGTGCACAAAAGCAACATGGATCTGATGAGAACAAAGCTTCGGCGCTTAGAAGAGGAAAACAGCAGAAAGGACCGGCAGATAGAGCAGCTTTTGGATCCTTCCCGA GGCCCGGATTTTGTTCGGACTCTGGCAGAGAAAAGGCCTGATACTGGCTGG GTGATCAGTGGGCTAAAGCAGAGGATTCTCAAGCTGGAGCAGCAGTGCAAGGAGAAGAACCACACCATCGA CAAACTGCAGACTGATATGAAGACCACTAACTTGGAGGAGATGAGGATCGCCATGGAGACATATTACGAGGAG ATTCATCGTCTCCAGACTCTCCTGGCAAGTTCTGAAACGACAGGAAAGAA GCCTCCAGTGGAGAAGAACGTCGGCcttaaaaggcagaaaagaatgAGCAGCGCCCTCCTGAGCTTGTCCCGGAGCGTCCAGGAGCTCACGGAGGAGAACCAGAGCCTGAAGGAGGACCTGGACCGCGTGCTGAGCGACTCCCCCACTGTCTCCAAGATAAAGG GCTCGGTGGAGTGGAGCAAGCCCCGGCTGCTTCGGCGGATCGCAGAGCTGGAAAAA AAAATAAGTCTGATGGAAAGCCCCAAATCACACGCTTCAGAGGTGGTCCTGTCTACCCCGCCGGCTCACTCGGTGTCCAGCTCCACGGTGCACCGGCAGCCACGTCCCGACCGCCAGGAGGAGAGCGAGCGACTGCGGGGGGTTGTGAAGAGCCTGAAGGGCGAGCGGAATGCCCTGCACACCCGGCTGCAGGAGCGAGA TCTGGAGGTGAAGCAGCTACTGCAGATAAAGGCTGACTTGGAGAAGGAGCTGGAAAACATGAAGGAGggtgagaaggagggaagagaaagagaggaggctTTGAG GGAGGAAATTCAAGCACTTACCAGGAAGTTTCAAGAACtggaagaaagtaagaaaggaggggaggaggacccCGAGGAAACGAGCCCGGAG ACCCGGGAAGCGCCCCGACCCCCCGGTCCCTCCCAGACGGACTCGGAGCTGGACACGAGCGAGGGGGGCTCCTCCCGGCCCCTCTCCGGCTGCTCCGAGGGGAGAAGAGACGCCGCCGCCCGGCTCCTGCAGCGCCGATGGAAGGGGCACCAGCACTGG AAAAAACAGGCCGTTCTGGACGAG GACTCGCCCGAGCCCCGCGTCCCGAGCCCCGTCGTCCAGGCCGAGGGGGACCCGTGGCAAGAGGAGGCCATCACCATCATCCAGTCTGCCTTCCGGGCACACCTGGCACGGGCCAGGCACAG GACACCATGGCATGACCCGTGTTCAGGAAGACGTGGGTGTCGTCAGAAGCCTTGCTGCAGCAACACATTCTTGTCAGTGGCGCCGTGCCTGCCGGATCCGCCGGGGCTTGGTCAGGACTGTCCCGGCTGCAACGGCTCAGAACCCT tgcTGCTGGTCCACGAGCTGCCCCTGCAGCGTTTCCCGACAGACCTGCTTGGGCCCCACACAGTGCACCCTCCTCTCCGCCCTTCCCTGCAGCCTCTCCTGGTAATTGCATTTCATTTTGGATTTCACGCGAGGGGCAGCTGGCCTTCTGAGGTTTCAACCAAAAGAGCTGCCACCGTCCCGGAAGCTGGGACGTGTAAAGTCGTGTCAGGGGGCTCGTCCCACGGCCACCTGCGAGCTGGGTACCGCCTCGGCCACACCTTCCTGTCACAGCTCCGTCCCCTGTCCCTTGGGTCGTAG